The following proteins are co-located in the Anoplopoma fimbria isolate UVic2021 breed Golden Eagle Sablefish chromosome 18, Afim_UVic_2022, whole genome shotgun sequence genome:
- the LOC129107460 gene encoding bifunctional protein GlmU-like isoform X1, which yields MTSAGGGSTLEVHAVRFGPGQELMGSLQAFVEERRLRAPFIITCVGSVTKATLRLANATATNTNEVIHLSGRFEIVSLVGTLNRDAHVHICLSDGEGRTVGGHVIGDLEVFTTAEVVVGNAVDLQFTREMDDRTGFPELVVQTHKSDS from the exons ATG acTTCAGCAGGAGGAGGGTCGACTCTGGAGGTCCACGCGGTCCGGTTTGGTCCGGGTCAGGAGCTGATGGGGTCTCTACAGGCGTTCGTGGAGGAGAGGCGACTCCGAGCGCCGTTCATCATCACCTGTGTGGGAAGCGTTACCAAGGCAACGCTCCGGCTGGCCAACGCCacagcaacaaacacaaacgAG GTGATCCACCTCAGCGGGCGGTTCGAGATCGTCTCTCTGGTCGGCACTCTGAACCGAGACGCCCACGTCCACATCTGTCTGTCGGACGGCGAGGGCCGGACGGTCGGGGGTCACGTGATCGGAGACCTGGAGGTGTTCACCACGGCCGAGGTGGTCGTCGGCAACGCGGTGGACCTGCAGTTCACCAGAGAGATGGACGATCGGACGGGTTTCCCCGAGCTCGTGGTTCAAACGCACAAATCTGACAGTTGA
- the LOC129107460 gene encoding bifunctional protein GlmU-like isoform X2, with the protein MGSLQAFVEERRLRAPFIITCVGSVTKATLRLANATATNTNEVIHLSGRFEIVSLVGTLNRDAHVHICLSDGEGRTVGGHVIGDLEVFTTAEVVVGNAVDLQFTREMDDRTGFPELVVQTHKSDS; encoded by the exons ATGGGGTCTCTACAGGCGTTCGTGGAGGAGAGGCGACTCCGAGCGCCGTTCATCATCACCTGTGTGGGAAGCGTTACCAAGGCAACGCTCCGGCTGGCCAACGCCacagcaacaaacacaaacgAG GTGATCCACCTCAGCGGGCGGTTCGAGATCGTCTCTCTGGTCGGCACTCTGAACCGAGACGCCCACGTCCACATCTGTCTGTCGGACGGCGAGGGCCGGACGGTCGGGGGTCACGTGATCGGAGACCTGGAGGTGTTCACCACGGCCGAGGTGGTCGTCGGCAACGCGGTGGACCTGCAGTTCACCAGAGAGATGGACGATCGGACGGGTTTCCCCGAGCTCGTGGTTCAAACGCACAAATCTGACAGTTGA